In the genome of Nyctibius grandis isolate bNycGra1 chromosome 18, bNycGra1.pri, whole genome shotgun sequence, one region contains:
- the RNFT1 gene encoding E3 ubiquitin-protein ligase RNFT1, whose amino-acid sequence MRRQNSKNLDQKKNPTMQPNCSHLHSIQGSSDDSSSSQSAHAARLSGESSCHHSGDVRIQLNSAVGEARENASSWPSRADSHSRSHGHAHSEAGGLDDSTPDSEEHSGSSLSELRYLLQWLHKSLPYILILCVKLIMQHIIGISLGIGLLTTYMYANKSIVNQVFLRERCSKLQCAWLLVYLTGSSLLLYYTFHSQSLYYSLIFLNPTVDFMNFWEVLWIVGVTDFILKFLFMGFKCFILLVPSFMMSFKSKGYWYMLLEELCQYYRMFVPIPVWFRYLIGYGELDSVLGWTLGILLGLLYLILKLLSFFGQLRNFRQVLRIFCTRPHYGVTASKRECSESDDICSICQAEFQKPILLICQHTFCEECISLWFNREKTCPLCRTVISDHVNKWKDGATSMHLQIF is encoded by the exons ATGAG GAGACAAAATAGCAAGAATCtggaccagaaaaaaaatcccaccatgCAACCAAACTGCAGTCATCTCCACAGCATCCAAGGGAGTAGCGATGACTCTTCATCTTCTCAGAGCGCCCACGCAGCGAGGTTGTCAGGAGAGAGCTCATGCCATCATAGTGGAGATGTTCGCATACAGCTAAACTCTGCTGTGGGAGAAGCCAGAGAAAATGCGAGTTCCTGGCCTTCGAGGGCAGATTCCCACAGTCGCTCACATGGACATGCCCACAGCGAAGCAGGGGGGCTCGACGATTCCACTCCAGACTCAGAGGAACACAGCGGCAGCTCCCTCTCAGAGCTCAGATACCTCCTCCAGTGGCTGCACAAGAGTCTGCCGTATATCTTGATTCTGTGTGTCAAATTGATCATGCAGCATATAATTG gCATTTCTCTTGGAATTGGGCTGCTAACAACTTATATGTATGCAAACAAAAGCATAGTAAATCAGGTTTTTCTAAGA GAACGGTGCTCCAAGCTGCAATGTGCTTGGTTACTAGTATACCTAACTGGATCATCTCTCCTCTTGTATTACACCTTTCATTCTCAGTCACTGTATTACAG CTTAATCTTTTTAAACCCTACTGTGGATTTTATGAACTTCTGGGAGGTGCTCTGGATTGTGGGCGTCACAGACTTTATTCTGAAATTCCTCTTCATGGGCTTCAAGTGCTTTATTCTCTTGGTGCCTTCTTTTATGATGTCCTTTAAATCTAAG GGCTACTGGTACATGCTGTTAGAAGAACTCTGCCAGTATTACCGTATGTTTGTCCCCATACCAGTTTGGTTCCGTTATCTTATTGGCTATGGGGAGCTGGACAGTGTACTAGGATGGACCCTTGGAATATTGCTGGGCCTTCTCTACCTCATCCTAAAA CTTTTGAGCTTTTTTGGACAATTGAGAAACTTCAGGCAGGTCTTACGGATATTTTGTACACGACCA CACTATGGGGTGACAGCTAGCAAGAGAGAGTGTTCTGAATCGGATGATATTTGTTCAATCTGCCAAGCTGAATTTCAGAAGCCTATTCTGCTTATCTGTCAG CACACATTTTGTGAAGAATGCATCTCTTTATGGTTTAATAGAGAAAAAACGTGTCCACTCTGCAGAACTGTTATTTCAGACCATGTTAACAAGTGGAAGGATGGAGCTACATCTATGCATCTACAGATTTTCTAA